In one Macaca nemestrina isolate mMacNem1 chromosome 2, mMacNem.hap1, whole genome shotgun sequence genomic region, the following are encoded:
- the LOC105480381 gene encoding kinesin-like protein KIF9 isoform X6 — MKRHKNGNKQYFTRMGTRKKVHAFVRVKPTDDFAHEMIRYGDDKRSIDIHLKKDIRRGVVNNQQIDWSFKLDGVLHDASQDLVYETVAKDVVSQALNGYNGTIMCYGQTGAGKTYTMTGATENYKHRGILPRALQQVFRMIEERPTHAITVRVSYLEIYNESLFDLLSTLPYVGPSVTPMTIVENPQGVFIKGLSVHLTSQEEDAFSLLFEGETNRIIASHTMNKNSSRSHCIFTIYLEAHSRTLSEEKYITSKINLVDLAGSERLGKSGSEGRVLKEATYINKSLSFLEQAIIALGDQKRDHIPFRQCKLTHALKDSLGGNCNMVLVTNIYGEAAQLEETLSSLRFASRMKLVTTEPAINEKYDAERMVKNLEKELALLKQELAIHDSLTNRTFVTYEAMDEIQIAEINSQVRRYLEGTLDEIDIINLRQIKEVFNQFRVVLSQQEQEVESTLRRKYTLIDRNDFAAISAVQKAGLVDVDGHLVGEPEGQNFGLGVAPFSTKPGKKAKSKKTFKEPLRPDTPPSKPVAFEEFKNERGSEINRIFKENKSILNERRKRASETTQRINAIKREIDVTKEALDFQKSLREKQGEYENKGLMIIDEEEFLLILKLKDLKKQYRSEYQDLRDLRAEIQYCQHLVDQCRHRLLMEFDIWYNESFVIPEDMQMALKPGGSIRPGMVPVNRIVSLGEDDQDKFSQLQQRVLPEGPDSISFYNAKVKTEQKHNYLKTMMGLQQAHRK, encoded by the exons CTAGAATGGGTACTAGGAAAAAAGTTCACGCATTTGTCCGTGTCAAACCCACCGATGACTTTGCTCATGAAATGATCAGATACGGAGATGACAAAAGA AGCATTGatattcacttaaaaaaagaCATTCGGAGAGGAGTTGTCAATAACCAACAGATAGACTGGTCGTTCAAGTTGGATGGAGTTCTTCACGATGCCTCCCAGGACTTGGTTTATGAGACAGTTGCAAAGGATGTGGTTTCTCAGGCCCTCAATGGCTATAATG GCACCATCATGTGTTATGGGCAGACGGGAGCTGGCAAGACATACACCATGACGGGGGCAACTGAGAATTACAAGCACCGGGGGATCCTCCCTCGTGCCCTGCAGCAG gtttttagGATGATCGAAGAACGCCCCACACATGCCATCACTGTGCGTGTTTCCTACTTGGAAATCTATAATGAGAGCCTGTTTGATCTCCTGTCCACTCTGCCCTATGTTGGACCGTCAGTCACACCAATGACCATCGTAGAAAACCCTCAAGGAGTCTTCATTAAGGGCTTGTCAGTTCACCTCACAAGTCAGGAGGAGGATGCATTCAGCCTCCTTTTTGAG GGTGAGACCAACAGGATTATAGCCTCCCACACTATGAACAAAAACTCTTCTAGATCACACTGCATTTTCACCATCTACTTAGAG GCCCATTCCCGGACCTTATCAGAGGAAAAGTACATCACTTCCAAAATTAACTTGGTGGATCTggcaggctcagagaggctggggaAGTCTGGG TCTGAGGGCCGAGTCCTGAAGGAAGCCACCTACATCAACAAATCGCTGTCATTCCTGGAGCAGGCCATCATTGCCCTCGGGGACCAGAAGCGGGACCACATCCCCTTTCGGCAGTGCAAGCTCACCCACGCTCTGAAGGACTCGTTAG GGGGAAACTGCAATATGGTCCTCGTGACAAACATCTATGGAGAAGCTGCCCAGTTAGAAGAAACG CTGTCTTCACTGAGATTTGCCAGCAGGATGAAGCTAGTCACCACTGAGCCTGCCATCAATGAAAAGTATGATGCTGAG AGAATGGTCAAGAACCTGGAGAAGGAACTAGCACTGCTCAAGCAGGAACTGGCCATCCATGACAGCCTG ACCAACCGCACCTTTGTGACCTATGAAGCCATGGATGAAATCCAGATTGCTGAGATCAACTCCCAGGTGCGGAGGTACCTGGAGGGGACGCTGGACGAGATCGAT ATAATCAACCTTAGACAGATCAAGGAGGTGTTCAACCAGTTCCGGGTGGTTCTAAG CCAACAGGAACAGGAAGTGGAGTCCACTTTGCGCAGGAAGTACACCCTCATTGACAGGAATGACTTTGCAGCCATTTCTGCTGTCCAGAAG GCGGGGCTTGTGGATGTTGATGGCCACCTAGTGGGTGAGCCTGAAGGACAAAACTTTGGACTCGGAGTTGCCCCTTTCTCTACCAAACCTGGGAAGAAAGCCAAGTCCAAGAAGACATTCAAAGAGCCCCTTAG GCCCGACACCCCACCCTCCAAACCAGTGGCCTTTGAGGAGTTTAAGAACGAGCGAGGTAGTGAGATCAACcgaattttcaaagaaaacaaatccatCTTGAACGAACGGAGGAAAAGGGCCAGCGAGACCACGCAGCGCATCAATGCCATCAAGCGGGAGATTGATGTGACCAAGGAGGCCCTGGATTTCCAGAAGTCACTGCGGGAGAAGCAAG GTGAATATGAAAACAAGGGGCTGATGATCATCGATGAGGAGGAATTCCTGCTGATCCTGAAGCTCAAAGACCTCAAGAAGCAGTACCGCAGCGAGTACCAGGACCTGCGTGACCTCAGGGCTGAGATCCAGTATTGCCAGCACCTAGTGGATCAGTGTCGCCACCGCCTGCTCATGG AATTTGACATCTGGTACAATGAGTCCTTTGTCATCCCTGAGGACATGCAGATGGCATTGAAGCCAGGCGGCAGCATCCGGCCAGGCATGGTCCCTGTGAACAGGATTGTGTCTCTG GGAGAAGATGACCAGGACAAATTCAGCCAGCTGCAGCAGAGGGTGCTTCCTGAGGGCCCTGATTCCATCTCCTTCTACAATGCCAAAGTCAAGACAGAGCAGAAG
- the LOC105480381 gene encoding kinesin-like protein KIF9 isoform X4, which produces MGTRKKVHAFVRVKPTDDFAHEMIRYGDDKRSIDIHLKKDIRRGVVNNQQIDWSFKLDGVLHDASQDLVYETVAKDVVSQALNGYNGTIMCYGQTGAGKTYTMTGATENYKHRGILPRALQQVFRMIEERPTHAITVRVSYLEIYNESLFDLLSTLPYVGPSVTPMTIVENPQGVFIKGLSVHLTSQEEDAFSLLFEGETNRIIASHTMNKNSSRSHCIFTIYLEAHSRTLSEEKYITSKINLVDLAGSERLGKSGSEGRVLKEATYINKSLSFLEQAIIALGDQKRDHIPFRQCKLTHALKDSLGGNCNMVLVTNIYGEAAQLEETLSSLRFASRMKLVTTEPAINEKYDAERMVKNLEKELALLKQELAIHDSLTNRTFVTYEAMDEIQIAEINSQVRRYLEGTLDEIDIINLRQIKEVFNQFRVVLSQQEQEVESTLRRKYTLIDRNDFAAISAVQKAGLVDVDGHLVGEPEGQNFGLGVAPFSTKPGKKAKSKKTFKEPLSSLARKEGASSPVNGKDLDYVSTSKTQLVPSSKDGDVKDMLSRDRETSSIEPLPSDSPKEELRPIRPDTPPSKPVAFEEFKNERGSEINRIFKENKSILNERRKRASETTQRINAIKREIDVTKEALDFQKSLREKQGEYENKGLMIIDEEEFLLILKLKDLKKQYRSEYQDLRDLRAEIQYCQHLVDQCRHRLLMEFDIWYNESFVIPEDMQMALKPGGSIRPGMVPVNRIVSLGEDDQDKFSQLQQRVLPEGPDSISFYNAKVKTEQKHNYLKTMMGLQQAHRK; this is translated from the exons ATGGGTACTAGGAAAAAAGTTCACGCATTTGTCCGTGTCAAACCCACCGATGACTTTGCTCATGAAATGATCAGATACGGAGATGACAAAAGA AGCATTGatattcacttaaaaaaagaCATTCGGAGAGGAGTTGTCAATAACCAACAGATAGACTGGTCGTTCAAGTTGGATGGAGTTCTTCACGATGCCTCCCAGGACTTGGTTTATGAGACAGTTGCAAAGGATGTGGTTTCTCAGGCCCTCAATGGCTATAATG GCACCATCATGTGTTATGGGCAGACGGGAGCTGGCAAGACATACACCATGACGGGGGCAACTGAGAATTACAAGCACCGGGGGATCCTCCCTCGTGCCCTGCAGCAG gtttttagGATGATCGAAGAACGCCCCACACATGCCATCACTGTGCGTGTTTCCTACTTGGAAATCTATAATGAGAGCCTGTTTGATCTCCTGTCCACTCTGCCCTATGTTGGACCGTCAGTCACACCAATGACCATCGTAGAAAACCCTCAAGGAGTCTTCATTAAGGGCTTGTCAGTTCACCTCACAAGTCAGGAGGAGGATGCATTCAGCCTCCTTTTTGAG GGTGAGACCAACAGGATTATAGCCTCCCACACTATGAACAAAAACTCTTCTAGATCACACTGCATTTTCACCATCTACTTAGAG GCCCATTCCCGGACCTTATCAGAGGAAAAGTACATCACTTCCAAAATTAACTTGGTGGATCTggcaggctcagagaggctggggaAGTCTGGG TCTGAGGGCCGAGTCCTGAAGGAAGCCACCTACATCAACAAATCGCTGTCATTCCTGGAGCAGGCCATCATTGCCCTCGGGGACCAGAAGCGGGACCACATCCCCTTTCGGCAGTGCAAGCTCACCCACGCTCTGAAGGACTCGTTAG GGGGAAACTGCAATATGGTCCTCGTGACAAACATCTATGGAGAAGCTGCCCAGTTAGAAGAAACG CTGTCTTCACTGAGATTTGCCAGCAGGATGAAGCTAGTCACCACTGAGCCTGCCATCAATGAAAAGTATGATGCTGAG AGAATGGTCAAGAACCTGGAGAAGGAACTAGCACTGCTCAAGCAGGAACTGGCCATCCATGACAGCCTG ACCAACCGCACCTTTGTGACCTATGAAGCCATGGATGAAATCCAGATTGCTGAGATCAACTCCCAGGTGCGGAGGTACCTGGAGGGGACGCTGGACGAGATCGAT ATAATCAACCTTAGACAGATCAAGGAGGTGTTCAACCAGTTCCGGGTGGTTCTAAG CCAACAGGAACAGGAAGTGGAGTCCACTTTGCGCAGGAAGTACACCCTCATTGACAGGAATGACTTTGCAGCCATTTCTGCTGTCCAGAAG GCGGGGCTTGTGGATGTTGATGGCCACCTAGTGGGTGAGCCTGAAGGACAAAACTTTGGACTCGGAGTTGCCCCTTTCTCTACCAAACCTGGGAAGAAAGCCAAGTCCAAGAAGACATTCAAAGAGCCCCTTAG CTCCTTGGCAAGAAAGGAAGGTGCCAGCAGCCCTGTGAATGGGAAGGACTTGGATTACGTTTCCACCTCCAAGACCCAGCTGGTCCCATCCTCCAAAGATGGGGATGTCAAAGACATGCTTTCGCGGGACCGGGAAACTTCCAGCATTGAGCCCCTTCCCTCAGACTCCCCGAAGGAGGAATTACGCCCAATTAG GCCCGACACCCCACCCTCCAAACCAGTGGCCTTTGAGGAGTTTAAGAACGAGCGAGGTAGTGAGATCAACcgaattttcaaagaaaacaaatccatCTTGAACGAACGGAGGAAAAGGGCCAGCGAGACCACGCAGCGCATCAATGCCATCAAGCGGGAGATTGATGTGACCAAGGAGGCCCTGGATTTCCAGAAGTCACTGCGGGAGAAGCAAG GTGAATATGAAAACAAGGGGCTGATGATCATCGATGAGGAGGAATTCCTGCTGATCCTGAAGCTCAAAGACCTCAAGAAGCAGTACCGCAGCGAGTACCAGGACCTGCGTGACCTCAGGGCTGAGATCCAGTATTGCCAGCACCTAGTGGATCAGTGTCGCCACCGCCTGCTCATGG AATTTGACATCTGGTACAATGAGTCCTTTGTCATCCCTGAGGACATGCAGATGGCATTGAAGCCAGGCGGCAGCATCCGGCCAGGCATGGTCCCTGTGAACAGGATTGTGTCTCTG GGAGAAGATGACCAGGACAAATTCAGCCAGCTGCAGCAGAGGGTGCTTCCTGAGGGCCCTGATTCCATCTCCTTCTACAATGCCAAAGTCAAGACAGAGCAGAAG
- the LOC105480381 gene encoding kinesin-like protein KIF9 isoform X2: protein MKRHKNGNKQYFTRMGTRKKVHAFVRVKPTDDFAHEMIRYGDDKRSIDIHLKKDIRRGVVNNQQIDWSFKLDGVLHDASQDLVYETVAKDVVSQALNGYNGTIMCYGQTGAGKTYTMTGATENYKHRGILPRALQQVFRMIEERPTHAITVRVSYLEIYNESLFDLLSTLPYVGPSVTPMTIVENPQGVFIKGLSVHLTSQEEDAFSLLFEGETNRIIASHTMNKNSSRSHCIFTIYLEAHSRTLSEEKYITSKINLVDLAGSERLGKSGSEGRVLKEATYINKSLSFLEQAIIALGDQKRDHIPFRQCKLTHALKDSLGGNCNMVLVTNIYGEAAQLEETLSSLRFASRMKLVTTEPAINEKYDAERMVKNLEKELALLKQELAIHDSLTNRTFVTYEAMDEIQIAEINSQVRRYLEGTLDEIDIINLRQIKEVFNQFRVVLSQQEQEVESTLRRKYTLIDRNDFAAISAVQKAGLVDVDGHLVGEPEGQNFGLGVAPFSTKPGKKAKSKKTFKEPLSSLARKEGASSPVNGKDLDYVSTSKTQLVPSSKDGDVKDMLSRDRETSSIEPLPSDSPKEELRPIRPDTPPSKPVAFEEFKNERGSEINRIFKENKSILNERRKRASETTQRINAIKREIDVTKEALDFQKSLREKQGEYENKGLMIIDEEEFLLILKLKDLKKQYRSEYQDLRDLRAEIQYCQHLVDQCRHRLLMEFDIWYNESFVIPEDMQMALKPGGSIRPGMVPVNRIVSLGEDDQDKFSQLQQRVLPEGPDSISFYNAKVKTEQKHNYLKTMMGLQQAHRK, encoded by the exons CTAGAATGGGTACTAGGAAAAAAGTTCACGCATTTGTCCGTGTCAAACCCACCGATGACTTTGCTCATGAAATGATCAGATACGGAGATGACAAAAGA AGCATTGatattcacttaaaaaaagaCATTCGGAGAGGAGTTGTCAATAACCAACAGATAGACTGGTCGTTCAAGTTGGATGGAGTTCTTCACGATGCCTCCCAGGACTTGGTTTATGAGACAGTTGCAAAGGATGTGGTTTCTCAGGCCCTCAATGGCTATAATG GCACCATCATGTGTTATGGGCAGACGGGAGCTGGCAAGACATACACCATGACGGGGGCAACTGAGAATTACAAGCACCGGGGGATCCTCCCTCGTGCCCTGCAGCAG gtttttagGATGATCGAAGAACGCCCCACACATGCCATCACTGTGCGTGTTTCCTACTTGGAAATCTATAATGAGAGCCTGTTTGATCTCCTGTCCACTCTGCCCTATGTTGGACCGTCAGTCACACCAATGACCATCGTAGAAAACCCTCAAGGAGTCTTCATTAAGGGCTTGTCAGTTCACCTCACAAGTCAGGAGGAGGATGCATTCAGCCTCCTTTTTGAG GGTGAGACCAACAGGATTATAGCCTCCCACACTATGAACAAAAACTCTTCTAGATCACACTGCATTTTCACCATCTACTTAGAG GCCCATTCCCGGACCTTATCAGAGGAAAAGTACATCACTTCCAAAATTAACTTGGTGGATCTggcaggctcagagaggctggggaAGTCTGGG TCTGAGGGCCGAGTCCTGAAGGAAGCCACCTACATCAACAAATCGCTGTCATTCCTGGAGCAGGCCATCATTGCCCTCGGGGACCAGAAGCGGGACCACATCCCCTTTCGGCAGTGCAAGCTCACCCACGCTCTGAAGGACTCGTTAG GGGGAAACTGCAATATGGTCCTCGTGACAAACATCTATGGAGAAGCTGCCCAGTTAGAAGAAACG CTGTCTTCACTGAGATTTGCCAGCAGGATGAAGCTAGTCACCACTGAGCCTGCCATCAATGAAAAGTATGATGCTGAG AGAATGGTCAAGAACCTGGAGAAGGAACTAGCACTGCTCAAGCAGGAACTGGCCATCCATGACAGCCTG ACCAACCGCACCTTTGTGACCTATGAAGCCATGGATGAAATCCAGATTGCTGAGATCAACTCCCAGGTGCGGAGGTACCTGGAGGGGACGCTGGACGAGATCGAT ATAATCAACCTTAGACAGATCAAGGAGGTGTTCAACCAGTTCCGGGTGGTTCTAAG CCAACAGGAACAGGAAGTGGAGTCCACTTTGCGCAGGAAGTACACCCTCATTGACAGGAATGACTTTGCAGCCATTTCTGCTGTCCAGAAG GCGGGGCTTGTGGATGTTGATGGCCACCTAGTGGGTGAGCCTGAAGGACAAAACTTTGGACTCGGAGTTGCCCCTTTCTCTACCAAACCTGGGAAGAAAGCCAAGTCCAAGAAGACATTCAAAGAGCCCCTTAG CTCCTTGGCAAGAAAGGAAGGTGCCAGCAGCCCTGTGAATGGGAAGGACTTGGATTACGTTTCCACCTCCAAGACCCAGCTGGTCCCATCCTCCAAAGATGGGGATGTCAAAGACATGCTTTCGCGGGACCGGGAAACTTCCAGCATTGAGCCCCTTCCCTCAGACTCCCCGAAGGAGGAATTACGCCCAATTAG GCCCGACACCCCACCCTCCAAACCAGTGGCCTTTGAGGAGTTTAAGAACGAGCGAGGTAGTGAGATCAACcgaattttcaaagaaaacaaatccatCTTGAACGAACGGAGGAAAAGGGCCAGCGAGACCACGCAGCGCATCAATGCCATCAAGCGGGAGATTGATGTGACCAAGGAGGCCCTGGATTTCCAGAAGTCACTGCGGGAGAAGCAAG GTGAATATGAAAACAAGGGGCTGATGATCATCGATGAGGAGGAATTCCTGCTGATCCTGAAGCTCAAAGACCTCAAGAAGCAGTACCGCAGCGAGTACCAGGACCTGCGTGACCTCAGGGCTGAGATCCAGTATTGCCAGCACCTAGTGGATCAGTGTCGCCACCGCCTGCTCATGG AATTTGACATCTGGTACAATGAGTCCTTTGTCATCCCTGAGGACATGCAGATGGCATTGAAGCCAGGCGGCAGCATCCGGCCAGGCATGGTCCCTGTGAACAGGATTGTGTCTCTG GGAGAAGATGACCAGGACAAATTCAGCCAGCTGCAGCAGAGGGTGCTTCCTGAGGGCCCTGATTCCATCTCCTTCTACAATGCCAAAGTCAAGACAGAGCAGAAG
- the LOC105480381 gene encoding kinesin-like protein KIF9 isoform X8, which translates to MEFFTMPPRTWFMRQLQRMWFLRPSMAIMVFRMIEERPTHAITVRVSYLEIYNESLFDLLSTLPYVGPSVTPMTIVENPQGVFIKGLSVHLTSQEEDAFSLLFEGETNRIIASHTMNKNSSRSHCIFTIYLEAHSRTLSEEKYITSKINLVDLAGSERLGKSGSEGRVLKEATYINKSLSFLEQAIIALGDQKRDHIPFRQCKLTHALKDSLGGNCNMVLVTNIYGEAAQLEETLSSLRFASRMKLVTTEPAINEKYDAERMVKNLEKELALLKQELAIHDSLTNRTFVTYEAMDEIQIAEINSQVRRYLEGTLDEIDIINLRQIKEVFNQFRVVLSQQEQEVESTLRRKYTLIDRNDFAAISAVQKAGLVDVDGHLVGEPEGQNFGLGVAPFSTKPGKKAKSKKTFKEPLSSLARKEGASSPVNGKDLDYVSTSKTQLVPSSKDGDVKDMLSRDRETSSIEPLPSDSPKEELRPIRPDTPPSKPVAFEEFKNERGSEINRIFKENKSILNERRKRASETTQRINAIKREIDVTKEALDFQKSLREKQGEYENKGLMIIDEEEFLLILKLKDLKKQYRSEYQDLRDLRAEIQYCQHLVDQCRHRLLMEFDIWYNESFVIPEDMQMALKPGGSIRPGMVPVNRIVSLGEDDQDKFSQLQQRVLPEGPDSISFYNAKVKTEQKNHDHHRALWNEGINVCEVHSRSSTN; encoded by the exons ATGGAGTTCTTCACGATGCCTCCCAGGACTTGGTTTATGAGACAGTTGCAAAGGATGTGGTTTCTCAGGCCCTCAATGGCTATAATG gtttttagGATGATCGAAGAACGCCCCACACATGCCATCACTGTGCGTGTTTCCTACTTGGAAATCTATAATGAGAGCCTGTTTGATCTCCTGTCCACTCTGCCCTATGTTGGACCGTCAGTCACACCAATGACCATCGTAGAAAACCCTCAAGGAGTCTTCATTAAGGGCTTGTCAGTTCACCTCACAAGTCAGGAGGAGGATGCATTCAGCCTCCTTTTTGAG GGTGAGACCAACAGGATTATAGCCTCCCACACTATGAACAAAAACTCTTCTAGATCACACTGCATTTTCACCATCTACTTAGAG GCCCATTCCCGGACCTTATCAGAGGAAAAGTACATCACTTCCAAAATTAACTTGGTGGATCTggcaggctcagagaggctggggaAGTCTGGG TCTGAGGGCCGAGTCCTGAAGGAAGCCACCTACATCAACAAATCGCTGTCATTCCTGGAGCAGGCCATCATTGCCCTCGGGGACCAGAAGCGGGACCACATCCCCTTTCGGCAGTGCAAGCTCACCCACGCTCTGAAGGACTCGTTAG GGGGAAACTGCAATATGGTCCTCGTGACAAACATCTATGGAGAAGCTGCCCAGTTAGAAGAAACG CTGTCTTCACTGAGATTTGCCAGCAGGATGAAGCTAGTCACCACTGAGCCTGCCATCAATGAAAAGTATGATGCTGAG AGAATGGTCAAGAACCTGGAGAAGGAACTAGCACTGCTCAAGCAGGAACTGGCCATCCATGACAGCCTG ACCAACCGCACCTTTGTGACCTATGAAGCCATGGATGAAATCCAGATTGCTGAGATCAACTCCCAGGTGCGGAGGTACCTGGAGGGGACGCTGGACGAGATCGAT ATAATCAACCTTAGACAGATCAAGGAGGTGTTCAACCAGTTCCGGGTGGTTCTAAG CCAACAGGAACAGGAAGTGGAGTCCACTTTGCGCAGGAAGTACACCCTCATTGACAGGAATGACTTTGCAGCCATTTCTGCTGTCCAGAAG GCGGGGCTTGTGGATGTTGATGGCCACCTAGTGGGTGAGCCTGAAGGACAAAACTTTGGACTCGGAGTTGCCCCTTTCTCTACCAAACCTGGGAAGAAAGCCAAGTCCAAGAAGACATTCAAAGAGCCCCTTAG CTCCTTGGCAAGAAAGGAAGGTGCCAGCAGCCCTGTGAATGGGAAGGACTTGGATTACGTTTCCACCTCCAAGACCCAGCTGGTCCCATCCTCCAAAGATGGGGATGTCAAAGACATGCTTTCGCGGGACCGGGAAACTTCCAGCATTGAGCCCCTTCCCTCAGACTCCCCGAAGGAGGAATTACGCCCAATTAG GCCCGACACCCCACCCTCCAAACCAGTGGCCTTTGAGGAGTTTAAGAACGAGCGAGGTAGTGAGATCAACcgaattttcaaagaaaacaaatccatCTTGAACGAACGGAGGAAAAGGGCCAGCGAGACCACGCAGCGCATCAATGCCATCAAGCGGGAGATTGATGTGACCAAGGAGGCCCTGGATTTCCAGAAGTCACTGCGGGAGAAGCAAG GTGAATATGAAAACAAGGGGCTGATGATCATCGATGAGGAGGAATTCCTGCTGATCCTGAAGCTCAAAGACCTCAAGAAGCAGTACCGCAGCGAGTACCAGGACCTGCGTGACCTCAGGGCTGAGATCCAGTATTGCCAGCACCTAGTGGATCAGTGTCGCCACCGCCTGCTCATGG AATTTGACATCTGGTACAATGAGTCCTTTGTCATCCCTGAGGACATGCAGATGGCATTGAAGCCAGGCGGCAGCATCCGGCCAGGCATGGTCCCTGTGAACAGGATTGTGTCTCTG GGAGAAGATGACCAGGACAAATTCAGCCAGCTGCAGCAGAGGGTGCTTCCTGAGGGCCCTGATTCCATCTCCTTCTACAATGCCAAAGTCAAGACAGAGCAGAAG